One Seriola aureovittata isolate HTS-2021-v1 ecotype China chromosome 3, ASM2101889v1, whole genome shotgun sequence genomic window, agagactgagagaggagagagagagagagagagagagagagagagagagagagagagagagagaaaatttgGATGGGGCTGAGGGAGTACATTTGAAATTTCTGAGAGTAATTTGCTTCTGagtgagttagtgtgtgtgtgtgtgtgtgtgtgtgtgtgcgagtgtgtgtgtcagggtgtgtATGTGCTCACCTCCACTGGTGGAGTTGCGTGCGCCAGTTCCAGGGCGAAGCTCTCTGGAATGTGATTGGATGAGATGGTCACTAGGCTGTTCAGGGATTGGCGGCTGTGGTGGTTCTGTCTGCTCCCCATCTGGGCTCGGTCCATTGGGGGCGTGGCTGAAGGTGAGCGGTGGTGAGCTCTGATTGGCAGGGTCCCGTTCACAGTGGGAACCAGGGTGATATCACCTTTGTGGATTTGGCGCGAGGGCTTCTTGGGGTGGTGCTGGTGGGTCGACTCAGCCACCCGGCAGTTGTAGGAGTTCCTGGTGTCCTTCTTCTCACGGTTGCAGCGAGCAGCAAACACCACCATGATGACCAGGAGCACGGCACAGATGGCCCCCAGGGAGATGATGATAATCAGGGATGCGTCGAGTGAAGACTCCCCCTGGTCCATCACCTGGACGTGGTTCTCCATGTTCTCATAGAGGGTGATTTTCAGAACCGCCTTAGCACTGAGGCTCTCGCTTCCCTGATCTCGGACCACGACTGTCAGCTCGGCGCTCTCCTGGGGGAAGTTCTCCAGGCTGGCGTTGGCGTGGATTTCACACGTTCTTGGGTCAATGAGGAAGAAACCCTCCTCGTTGCCGCTGACGATGGAGCAGATGAGCTCAGCATTGACCCCTGTGTCATGATCGGTCGCCCTGACCACTGTTACCAAGTGCCCGGCCTCTGTGAACTTTGATGCAGGCACATCAGCGGTGAAGTTCCAGAGCTGGGGCACCACGATGACTGGAGGGTTGTCATTCTCATCCAAGATGTTGAGCACAACTGTAGCATTACTCAGCAGAGGTGGTTTTCCTGCATCTTTGGCTTGGACAACAAAGGAGATGCGACTTACATCCTCACGATCAAACGCGCGCAGTGCATAGATGGCGCCATTGGAGGGGTCGATGGTGACGTAGGTGGAGATGGAGCTCCCGTGAACAGAGTTCTCCAAGATGGAGTAGCTCACCTGTCCATTGGCATCCAGGTCGGGGTCTGTGGCCATGATGGAGGTCAGATACGCTCCAGGGGCATTGTTCTCTGATTTAAAGATCTCATATCGCCCCTTCTCAAAACGTGGTGGGTTGTCATTTTCATCAGTGACATGCACAGTGAAATGTTTGACAGTGGAGAGACTGGGAGTCCCCCGGTCCTCTGCCACCACTGTCAgactgaactctgacctcttctctctgtccagaGAAACGTTGGTCAGAATCATGTAATTGTTCTCATAAGTCTTCTGCAGTTTGAAATAGCCTTGACCATGAAGTTTACACTCTACCTCCCCATTCAACCCCGCGTCCAAGTCCTCCACCCTCACCAGAGCTACAAACGTGTCCAGAGCAGAAGCCTCAGATATGTAAGCTGCATCCCCGTTCCCCTGAGAGGACATGAGATTGATGCTGATGTCTGGTTTGTTGTCGTTCACATCTACCACTTTGACCAGGATCTTGCAGTGAGCGGGCATTGAGTTCGGACCCATGTCCTGCGCTTGCACATCAATATCGTAGGAGTTCATGGTCTCATAGTCCACACGCCTGATGAGGGTCAGGTGACCGCTGTCTGGGTTAATTTTGAAGGTCTCCATTATTTTGGGGGACACGTGACTACTGAAGGAGTAGACTATTTTGGCGTTAGTGCCCTCATCCGCGTCAGTGGCGTTTAAGTCAATGAGCAGAGTGCCAACAGGTGCGTTTTCTGGAAGATTTATGACATATGACGACTTGTCAAAAATTGGGCTGTTGTCGTTTGAATCAGCCACACTGATTCTGAGGAGGGTCGAACCCGTTCTCGGGGGAACGCCCCTGTCAGAGGCCGTGTATTGAAGTTCGTAATTGGAGCGCACCTCCCGGTCCAGCTCCCTGAGCACCACCAGCTCAGCATATTTAGCCCCGTCAGTCCTGGACTGGATGTCAATCTTAAAGAAGTTGTTGGGCTCTAACGCGTAAGTGTACAGGGAGTTCTCCCCGACGTCGGGGTCTGTGGCGCTGTCCAGGGGAATGCGCGCTCCCACGGCCGCGCTCTCGGAGATCTCAATGGGGATGACAGCACGGGCGAACTGGGGTGCGTTGTCGTTGATGTC contains:
- the pcdh18a gene encoding protocadherin-18a isoform X1 encodes the protein MQPRKMKGLCLARMWKVVVVLALAAQHVTGKTLKYQIYEEQKVGTVIARLKEDVADVLAKLPSSVSLRFRAMQRGSSSFLTVREQDGEISIRTKIDREKLCEKNLNCSIQFDVLTLPTEHLQLFHVEVEVLDINDNAPQFARAVIPIEISESAAVGARIPLDSATDPDVGENSLYTYALEPNNFFKIDIQSRTDGAKYAELVVLRELDREVRSNYELQYTASDRGVPPRTGSTLLRISVADSNDNSPIFDKSSYVINLPENAPVGTLLIDLNATDADEGTNAKIVYSFSSHVSPKIMETFKINPDSGHLTLIRRVDYETMNSYDIDVQAQDMGPNSMPAHCKILVKVVDVNDNKPDISINLMSSQGNGDAAYISEASALDTFVALVRVEDLDAGLNGEVECKLHGQGYFKLQKTYENNYMILTNVSLDREKRSEFSLTVVAEDRGTPSLSTVKHFTVHVTDENDNPPRFEKGRYEIFKSENNAPGAYLTSIMATDPDLDANGQVSYSILENSVHGSSISTYVTIDPSNGAIYALRAFDREDVSRISFVVQAKDAGKPPLLSNATVVLNILDENDNPPVIVVPQLWNFTADVPASKFTEAGHLVTVVRATDHDTGVNAELICSIVSGNEEGFFLIDPRTCEIHANASLENFPQESAELTVVVRDQGSESLSAKAVLKITLYENMENHVQVMDQGESSLDASLIIIISLGAICAVLLVIMVVFAARCNREKKDTRNSYNCRVAESTHQHHPKKPSRQIHKGDITLVPTVNGTLPIRAHHRSPSATPPMDRAQMGSRQNHHSRQSLNSLVTISSNHIPESFALELAHATPPVEQVSQLLSMLHQGQYQPRPSFRGNKYSRSYRYALQDMDKFSLKDSGRGDSEAGDSDCDMGRESPVDRLLLGEGFSDLIHLEMHHRLHPAMRLCTDECRVLGHSDQCWMPPLSSPASSSDYRNNMYIPGEESSQQPQIDDDQSSVDSERRKSFSTFGKESGNEEAGAGGVIAGGGSDACAAGGGAGSLLTEMNSVFQRLLPPNMDSYTECTETSPPSSSSTTERGSGRGGNIASNHSNNAVPQDNRRGLLPGGKGPAYPPGVAAWAANTHYLNPGTGSVGTNHVSSSSSSSPSSSTSTSTSTSTNGQPPHLKWLPAMEEIPENYEEDDFDGVFHQGHQGGKRSESRHEAGMDASELVHEINKLLQDVRQN
- the pcdh18a gene encoding protocadherin-18a isoform X2, whose protein sequence is MQPRKMKGLCLARMWKVVVVLALAAQHVTGKTLKYQIYEEQKVGTVIARLKEDVADVLAKLPSSVSLRFRAMQRGSSSFLTVREQDGEISIRTKIDREKLCEKNLNCSIQFDVLTLPTEHLQLFHVEVEVLDINDNAPQFARAVIPIEISESAAVGARIPLDSATDPDVGENSLYTYALEPNNFFKIDIQSRTDGAKYAELVVLRELDREVRSNYELQYTASDRGVPPRTGSTLLRISVADSNDNSPIFDKSSYVINLPENAPVGTLLIDLNATDADEGTNAKIVYSFSSHVSPKIMETFKINPDSGHLTLIRRVDYETMNSYDIDVQAQDMGPNSMPAHCKILVKVVDVNDNKPDISINLMSSQGNGDAAYISEASALDTFVALVRVEDLDAGLNGEVECKLHGQGYFKLQKTYENNYMILTNVSLDREKRSEFSLTVVAEDRGTPSLSTVKHFTVHVTDENDNPPRFEKGRYEIFKSENNAPGAYLTSIMATDPDLDANGQVSYSILENSVHGSSISTYVTIDPSNGAIYALRAFDREDVSRISFVVQAKDAGKPPLLSNATVVLNILDENDNPPVIVVPQLWNFTADVPASKFTEAGHLVTVVRATDHDTGVNAELICSIVSGNEEGFFLIDPRTCEIHANASLENFPQESAELTVVVRDQGSESLSAKAVLKITLYENMENHVQVMDQGESSLDASLIIIISLGAICAVLLVIMVVFAARCNREKKDTRNSYNCRVAESTHQHHPKKPSRQIHKGDITLVPTVNGTLPIRAHHRSPSATPPMDRAQMGSRQNHHSRQSLNSLVTISSNHIPESFALELAHATPPVEGQYQPRPSFRGNKYSRSYRYALQDMDKFSLKDSGRGDSEAGDSDCDMGRESPVDRLLLGEGFSDLIHLEMHHRLHPAMRLCTDECRVLGHSDQCWMPPLSSPASSSDYRNNMYIPGEESSQQPQIDDDQSSVDSERRKSFSTFGKESGNEEAGAGGVIAGGGSDACAAGGGAGSLLTEMNSVFQRLLPPNMDSYTECTETSPPSSSSTTERGSGRGGNIASNHSNNAVPQDNRRGLLPGGKGPAYPPGVAAWAANTHYLNPGTGSVGTNHVSSSSSSSPSSSTSTSTSTSTNGQPPHLKWLPAMEEIPENYEEDDFDGVFHQGHQGGKRSESRHEAGMDASELVHEINKLLQDVRQN